DNA sequence from the Pirellulales bacterium genome:
CGGTACGTATCCAGCGCCGCTCCGTTAAATTCGGCGAGTCGCAGGTTCCAGGCCGCGACATCGATCCGCGGCAGCAGGTAATAATCGAGAGCGGCATCGTTCGCCGCATCCATTCGGACGACGATTGTGATGTCGGGCGCCAGTTGTGGTTCTAACCGAATTAGCCAGCGCAGGCGGCCCGCATCCGTCTTCCGGCATCGGGCGATCACAATCGAGGCTGTGAACTCACCGTTGATGAGTAACAAATCGCTGCGCTCATCTCCATCTGCAGTTGCTTTCAAATCAGCAAGCTGACGAATCGTATCTCGGACAACCTCGGCATGCTTGCGTCGTAGTGCGCGATTGATCTCGATATACTCATAGTCCCTTTCCGGTGAATAGCCGATTAAACGATAGGCCCGAATCAGGCTACCGAACCGCTGTCGATAGGCCGAGCTAGAGGGCATCCCATCTGCCTCGTCGATCAAAATTCCAGAGACTGTCTGATGCCGTTCGTAAAGTGCCTTCAATAACTCCAACATCTGCTCATTTGAGAAGCGGCGGCTACGCTCCTGAATAATCCCCTGTGCCATATAGAATAGTTCTGCATCGACGATCGGCTTGAATGCTCCATCGCTTCGCACCCACATCTCCGGCGGGTTTTTGACGTGACGCTTCTTCAATTTGAATGACGTGCGATTGCGAACGTTATTGCCGATATACTTTTCATTAGTGAGAATTTCATGCACTGTGCTTTTGGACCACGATGCGCCGGTCTCGGGAGGAACGCCTTTGCCGTACAGCTGCTTTGTGATCTCCGCTTCATTCTTGCCGTCCCGAACGAACCACTCGTAAATCTGCTGCACAATTTTTCGCTCCTCCACAGGACCAGGCACCAGAATCACGCGATCAGTTTGCAGACTTTTGCGCTCGCCGCGTTTGAGAATTCCCTTGGGTGTGCCGGTATGATCGATAAGCATCCGCCGCAGGCCATAGCCGGCGGTTCCTCCCTGTCGAAAGCCCTTCTCCGTCAAG
Encoded proteins:
- a CDS encoding recombinase family protein — translated: MAPNPPADSKVSSSRPAAIYVRMSTEHQQFSTENQAKVLREYAESRGYAIVKTYLDEGKSGLRLEGRDALRQLINDVQADGQEYQTILVYDISRWGRFQDADESAYYEYICRRSGIEVQYCAEQFENDGSPQATIIKSVKRAMAGEYSRELSVKVFQGQCTLTEKGFRQGGTAGYGLRRMLIDHTGTPKGILKRGERKSLQTDRVILVPGPVEERKIVQQIYEWFVRDGKNEAEITKQLYGKGVPPETGASWSKSTVHEILTNEKYIGNNVRNRTSFKLKKRHVKNPPEMWVRSDGAFKPIVDAELFYMAQGIIQERSRRFSNEQMLELLKALYERHQTVSGILIDEADGMPSSSAYRQRFGSLIRAYRLIGYSPERDYEYIEINRALRRKHAEVVRDTIRQLADLKATADGDERSDLLLINGEFTASIVIARCRKTDAGRLRWLIRLEPQLAPDITIVVRMDAANDAALDYYLLPRIDVAAWNLRLAEFNGAALDTYRFDTLEYFWFLAERARLRVAS